GGCGGTATTGGGCGAGGACGATTTCCCGCAGTTGTTCGGTGGTCATCGTGCCGTCGGCGTACTGATCGAGCAAGCGCAGGGTTTCGGCATCGAGGGGCAGCCCTTCCATCGCGCT
The sequence above is drawn from the Deinococcus hopiensis KR-140 genome and encodes:
- a CDS encoding antitoxin VbhA family protein, giving the protein MTTMEEHIRAAREAAMQEHEATEKRRKIVRSVAHSSAMEGLPLDAETLRLLDQYADGTMTTEQLREIVLAQYRR